A genomic stretch from Pontivivens ytuae includes:
- a CDS encoding 2-hydroxychromene-2-carboxylate isomerase, translated as MWPDNDTKDREAFAVAVIDYYLFPLSPFTYLAGLRLEEVAARHNAKINYKPFDLMRVFAAHGTPPVPKRHESRQAYRLQELARIAKMNGMPINPRPAHWPTDPKPAVAAVIYAQEFSHEHPGGDVGKLSFNLLKACWAEEKDISHESVVEKCLEDAGFDGGIAQRDLQSAFDIFERNTDEALASNVFGAPTYIVDHEVYWGQDRLAYLDAHLTRGEA; from the coding sequence ATGTGGCCAGACAATGACACCAAGGACAGGGAGGCCTTCGCCGTGGCCGTGATCGACTACTACCTTTTCCCCCTTTCGCCCTTCACCTACCTCGCCGGACTGCGGCTGGAGGAGGTCGCCGCGCGCCACAACGCGAAGATCAACTACAAGCCCTTCGATCTGATGCGCGTCTTTGCCGCGCACGGCACGCCACCGGTGCCCAAGCGCCACGAGTCGCGCCAGGCCTACCGCCTGCAGGAGCTTGCGCGGATCGCCAAGATGAACGGCATGCCCATCAACCCCCGCCCCGCCCACTGGCCCACCGACCCGAAACCGGCTGTGGCCGCCGTGATCTACGCGCAGGAGTTCTCCCACGAGCATCCCGGCGGCGATGTCGGCAAGCTCAGCTTCAATCTGCTCAAGGCCTGCTGGGCGGAGGAGAAGGACATCTCCCACGAAAGCGTCGTGGAGAAGTGCCTGGAGGATGCGGGTTTTGACGGCGGCATCGCGCAGCGCGATCTGCAGAGCGCCTTCGACATCTTCGAGCGGAACACGGATGAGGCGCTGGCTTCCAACGTCTTCGGCGCGCCCACCTATATCGTGGATCACGAGGTCTACTGGGGCCAGGACCGCCTCGCCTATCTCGATGCGCACCTGACGCGGGGCGAGGCGTGA
- a CDS encoding ribose-phosphate pyrophosphokinase — protein sequence MKADINLKLISGNANRTLAEIVARRMSVYRGAPVTLANARVERFNDKEIFVEVFDNVRDEDMFIIQSTSNPANDNLMELLIMADALRRSSAQRVTAVMPYFGYARQDRRTAARTPISAKLVANLIHQAGVDRVLTMDLHAGQIQGFFDIPVDNLYAAPVFALDIKANFPDLGEVTVVSPDVGGVARARELAKRIGAGLAIVDKRRSKPGEIEEMMIIGDVKDRTCIIVDDICDTAGTLCKAAELLQKEGGAKEVHAYISHGVLSGPAVGRIGSSVLKSLVVTDSIEQPAPVREAANIRVVPIGPMFAQAILNISNGTSVSSLFKEETLGPIYEAFYPLG from the coding sequence ATGAAAGCCGACATCAACCTCAAACTGATCTCCGGCAATGCCAACCGGACCCTGGCCGAAATTGTGGCCCGCCGCATGAGCGTCTATCGCGGCGCGCCGGTGACGCTCGCCAATGCGCGGGTGGAACGGTTCAACGACAAGGAGATCTTCGTCGAGGTCTTCGATAATGTCCGCGACGAGGACATGTTCATCATCCAGTCGACGTCGAACCCGGCGAACGACAACCTGATGGAGCTGCTCATCATGGCGGACGCGCTGCGCCGCTCCTCGGCCCAGCGGGTGACGGCGGTGATGCCGTATTTCGGCTATGCGCGGCAGGACCGGCGGACGGCGGCGCGCACGCCGATCTCGGCCAAGCTGGTGGCGAACCTGATCCACCAGGCGGGCGTCGACCGGGTACTGACGATGGACCTGCATGCGGGGCAGATCCAGGGCTTCTTCGACATTCCGGTGGACAACCTCTATGCCGCGCCGGTCTTCGCGCTCGACATCAAGGCGAACTTCCCGGATCTCGGCGAGGTGACGGTGGTCTCCCCGGATGTGGGCGGCGTGGCGCGGGCGCGGGAACTTGCCAAGCGGATCGGGGCGGGCCTCGCCATCGTGGACAAACGCCGCTCCAAGCCCGGCGAGATCGAGGAGATGATGATCATCGGGGACGTGAAGGACCGGACCTGTATCATCGTCGACGACATCTGCGACACGGCCGGCACGCTCTGCAAGGCGGCGGAGCTGTTGCAGAAGGAAGGCGGCGCGAAGGAGGTGCACGCCTATATCTCCCACGGGGTGCTGTCGGGGCCCGCGGTGGGCCGGATCGGGTCGTCGGTGCTCAAGTCACTGGTGGTGACGGACTCGATCGAGCAGCCGGCGCCGGTGCGGGAGGCCGCGAATATCCGCGTGGTGCCGATCGGGCCGATGTTCGCGCAGGCGATCCTCAACATCTCGAACGGGACGAGCGTAAGCTCGCTGTTCAAGGAAGAGACGCTGGGTCCGATCTACGAGGCGTTCTATCCGCTGGGGTGA
- a CDS encoding H-type lectin domain-containing protein translates to MKRFSSTPIGVEDGFVLLFDHFEAETEMWSGTGERTVEKKVFFSESFEDAPSVTVSPTLIDAHNAAYLRLNLRVEAVAADGFTIAADIWEDTRIARLGLRWQAIGTLGDPEETWDV, encoded by the coding sequence ATGAAACGGTTCAGCAGCACCCCGATCGGCGTCGAGGACGGCTTCGTACTTCTCTTCGATCACTTCGAGGCGGAGACGGAGATGTGGAGCGGCACCGGAGAGCGGACTGTCGAGAAGAAGGTCTTCTTCTCCGAGAGCTTCGAGGACGCTCCTTCCGTCACCGTCTCCCCCACCCTGATCGACGCCCACAACGCCGCCTATCTGCGCCTGAACCTGCGTGTGGAGGCCGTAGCAGCGGACGGCTTCACGATCGCCGCCGACATCTGGGAAGACACCCGCATCGCCCGCCTCGGCCTCCGCTGGCAAGCCATCGGCACCCTGGGCGATCCGGAAGAAACGTGGGACGTGTGA
- the atpC gene encoding ATP synthase F1 subunit epsilon, with the protein MADTMQFDLVSPERSLHSAQVEKVQIHGEEGEMTVMPNHAPVLTLLRPGFLTVTENGQSHDYVVSNGFAEIGPEGVSVLVEQATSRDGCTTDWIDRVIDEAEKAALDCADDQKITLNQRVNHARFLKQQLGL; encoded by the coding sequence ATGGCCGACACCATGCAGTTCGACCTCGTCAGCCCTGAGCGGAGCCTGCACTCCGCCCAGGTCGAGAAGGTCCAGATCCACGGTGAGGAGGGGGAGATGACGGTGATGCCGAACCATGCCCCGGTGCTCACCCTGCTGCGGCCGGGCTTCCTCACCGTGACCGAGAACGGGCAGTCGCACGATTACGTCGTGAGCAACGGCTTCGCCGAGATCGGGCCGGAGGGTGTGTCGGTGCTGGTCGAGCAGGCGACCTCCCGCGACGGCTGCACCACCGACTGGATCGACCGCGTGATCGACGAGGCCGAGAAGGCCGCGCTCGACTGCGCCGACGATCAGAAGATCACGCTGAACCAGCGCGTGAACCACGCGCGCTTCCTCAAGCAGCAGCTCGGTCTCTGA
- the atpD gene encoding F0F1 ATP synthase subunit beta — MAEAAGKITQVIGAVVDVQFDDHLPAILSALKTDNNGNELVLEVAQHLGENTVRTIAMDSTEGLVRGQAATDTGEPIKVPVGDATLGRIMNVVGAPVDEKGPVEASEYRSIHGEAPTFEQQSTSSEILVTGIKVIDLLAPYSKGGKIGLFGGAGVGKTVLIQELINNIAKVHSGYSVFAGVGERTREGNDLYYEFIESGVINAEDLTKSKVALVYGQMNEPPGARARVALSGLTMAEQFRDQSGTDVLFFVDNIFRFTQAGSEVSALLGRIPSAVGYQPTLATDMGQMQERITSTQAGSITSVQAIYVPADDLTDPAPATSFAHLDATTVLSRAISELGIYPAVDPLDSTSRILDPQVVGEEHYQVARDVQGILQRYKSLQDIIAILGMDELSEEDKLTVSRARKIQRFLSQPFDVAEVFTGSPGIQVPLEDTIASFKAVVAGEHDDLPEAAFYMVGGIKDVIAKAEKLAADAA, encoded by the coding sequence ATGGCTGAAGCTGCCGGAAAGATTACCCAGGTGATCGGTGCAGTCGTCGACGTGCAATTCGACGACCACCTGCCTGCGATCCTGAGCGCACTGAAGACCGACAACAACGGCAACGAGCTGGTGCTCGAGGTCGCGCAGCACCTGGGCGAGAACACCGTACGCACCATCGCGATGGACTCCACCGAGGGTCTCGTGCGCGGTCAGGCCGCAACCGACACCGGTGAGCCCATCAAGGTGCCTGTCGGCGACGCGACGCTGGGCCGGATCATGAACGTGGTCGGCGCCCCCGTGGACGAGAAGGGCCCGGTCGAGGCGTCCGAGTATCGCTCGATCCACGGCGAAGCACCGACCTTCGAACAGCAGTCCACCTCGTCGGAGATCCTCGTCACCGGCATCAAGGTGATCGACCTGCTCGCCCCCTACTCCAAGGGCGGCAAGATCGGCCTCTTCGGCGGTGCGGGCGTGGGCAAGACGGTTCTCATCCAGGAGCTCATCAACAACATCGCAAAGGTGCACTCGGGCTATTCCGTGTTCGCCGGCGTGGGTGAGCGGACCCGTGAGGGCAACGATCTCTACTACGAATTCATCGAATCCGGCGTCATCAACGCCGAGGACCTGACGAAGTCCAAGGTGGCCCTCGTCTACGGCCAGATGAACGAGCCGCCGGGTGCGCGTGCCCGCGTCGCCCTGTCCGGCCTGACCATGGCAGAGCAGTTCCGCGACCAGTCCGGGACCGACGTTCTGTTCTTCGTCGACAACATCTTCCGCTTCACCCAGGCCGGGTCCGAGGTGTCCGCACTTCTCGGCCGCATTCCGTCCGCAGTGGGCTACCAGCCGACGCTGGCCACCGACATGGGCCAGATGCAGGAGCGGATCACCTCGACGCAGGCCGGTTCGATCACCTCGGTGCAGGCGATCTACGTGCCCGCGGACGACCTGACCGACCCCGCGCCGGCAACGTCCTTCGCCCACCTCGACGCGACCACGGTTCTCAGCCGTGCGATCTCCGAGCTCGGGATCTATCCGGCGGTGGATCCGCTCGACTCCACCTCCCGGATCCTCGATCCGCAGGTCGTGGGTGAGGAGCACTACCAGGTCGCGCGCGACGTGCAGGGGATCCTTCAGCGCTACAAGTCGCTGCAGGACATCATCGCGATCCTCGGCATGGACGAACTCTCCGAGGAGGACAAGCTGACGGTGAGCCGGGCGCGCAAGATCCAGCGCTTCCTCTCCCAGCCCTTCGATGTGGCCGAGGTCTTCACCGGTTCGCCGGGCATCCAGGTGCCGCTGGAGGACACGATCGCGTCCTTCAAGGCCGTGGTCGCCGGTGAGCACGACGATCTGCCCGAGGCCGCCTTCTACATGGTCGGCGGCATCAAGGACGTGATCGCGAAGGCCGAGAAACTCGCCGCCGACGCGGCATAA
- a CDS encoding F0F1 ATP synthase subunit gamma, with amino-acid sequence MPSLKDLKNRIDSVKSTRKITKAMQMVAAAKLRRAQEAAEMARPYAERMEAVLGNLAAGAKDSATAPLLLRGTGKEEVHLLIVATAERGLCGGFNSNIVKLARQHIQRLLGEGKTVKIVTVGKKGREQLRRDRRDLLIDHIDLSDVKRVGYDNAAEIADNVLSRFNAGEFDVATVFYGAFENVITQRPTAQQIIPAQVEGEVDPASALYDYEPEEEAILADLLPRSVATQIFRALLENAASEQGARMTAMDNATRNAGEMIDKLTIEYNRSRQAAITTELIEIIAGAEAL; translated from the coding sequence ATGCCGAGCCTCAAGGACCTGAAAAACCGGATCGACTCCGTCAAGTCGACCCGGAAGATCACGAAGGCGATGCAGATGGTCGCCGCGGCGAAGCTGCGCCGCGCGCAGGAAGCAGCCGAAATGGCCCGACCCTATGCCGAGCGCATGGAGGCGGTGCTGGGCAACCTTGCCGCGGGCGCCAAGGACAGCGCCACCGCGCCGCTCCTGCTGCGCGGAACCGGCAAGGAGGAGGTCCACCTGCTGATTGTCGCGACGGCGGAGCGGGGGCTGTGCGGCGGCTTCAACTCCAACATCGTGAAGCTTGCCCGCCAGCACATCCAGCGGCTGCTGGGCGAGGGCAAGACGGTCAAGATCGTCACCGTCGGCAAGAAAGGGCGCGAACAGCTCCGCCGGGACCGGCGCGATCTGTTGATCGATCACATCGACCTCAGCGACGTGAAGCGCGTCGGCTACGACAACGCGGCCGAGATCGCGGACAACGTGCTGTCCCGCTTCAACGCGGGCGAGTTTGACGTGGCCACCGTGTTCTACGGTGCGTTCGAGAACGTGATCACGCAGCGCCCCACCGCGCAGCAGATCATCCCCGCGCAGGTCGAGGGCGAGGTCGATCCGGCCAGCGCGCTCTACGACTACGAGCCGGAGGAAGAGGCGATCCTCGCCGACCTGCTGCCGCGCTCGGTCGCAACGCAGATATTCCGGGCGCTCCTGGAAAACGCCGCCTCCGAGCAGGGCGCGCGGATGACCGCCATGGACAACGCGACGCGCAACGCGGGCGAGATGATCGACAAGCTGACAATCGAGTACAACCGTTCGCGCCAGGCCGCGATCACGACGGAACTCATCGAAATCATTGCGGGCGCCGAGGCGCTCTAA
- the atpA gene encoding F0F1 ATP synthase subunit alpha, with amino-acid sequence MAIQAAEISAILKEQIKNFGQEAEVAEVGRVLSVGDGIARAHGLDNVQAGEMVEFPGGVRGMALNLEIDNVGIVIFGSDAEIKEGDTVKRTGSIVDVPVGKGLLGRVVDALGNPLDGKGPIEEAERRVADVKAPGIIPRKSVHEPMATGLKAIDALIPIGRGQRELIIGDRQTGKSAVALDAILNQKSYNDAAGDDESKKLYCIYNAVGQKRSTVAQLVKKLEETGAMEYSIVVAATASEPAPLQYLAPYSATAMAEYFRDNGMHAVIVYDDLSKQAVSYRQMSLLLRRPPGREAYPGDVFYLHSRLLERSAKLNEDHGAGSLTALPIIETQGGDVSAYIPTNVISITDGQIFLESELFYQGIRPAVNTGLSVSRVGSSAQTKAMKSVAGSIKLELAQYREMAAFAQFGSDLDASTQKLLNRGARLTELLKQQQYSPLTNAEQVIVIYAGTKGYLDDLKVSQVKPFEQGLLNDLRNNHQDLLDDIRDNDRKVAGELEDKIKSVIDGFAKTFA; translated from the coding sequence ATGGCAATCCAAGCCGCGGAAATTTCTGCGATCCTCAAGGAGCAGATCAAGAATTTCGGTCAGGAGGCCGAAGTCGCCGAGGTGGGCCGCGTCCTCTCGGTGGGTGACGGCATCGCCCGCGCCCACGGCCTCGACAACGTGCAGGCCGGTGAAATGGTCGAGTTCCCGGGCGGTGTCCGGGGCATGGCCCTCAACCTCGAGATCGACAATGTCGGCATCGTGATCTTCGGCTCGGACGCCGAGATCAAGGAAGGCGACACCGTCAAGCGCACCGGCTCCATCGTGGACGTGCCCGTAGGCAAGGGCCTGCTGGGCCGCGTCGTTGACGCGCTGGGCAACCCGCTCGACGGCAAGGGCCCGATCGAGGAGGCCGAGCGCCGCGTTGCCGACGTGAAGGCGCCGGGCATCATCCCGCGGAAGTCCGTGCACGAGCCGATGGCGACCGGCCTCAAGGCGATCGACGCCCTGATCCCGATCGGCCGCGGCCAGCGCGAGCTGATCATCGGCGACCGCCAGACCGGCAAGTCCGCCGTGGCCCTCGACGCGATCCTGAACCAGAAGTCCTACAACGACGCCGCGGGCGATGATGAGAGCAAGAAGCTCTACTGCATCTACAACGCCGTCGGTCAGAAGCGGTCCACCGTCGCCCAGCTCGTGAAGAAGCTGGAGGAGACGGGCGCGATGGAGTACTCCATCGTCGTCGCAGCGACCGCGTCCGAGCCTGCCCCGCTGCAGTATCTCGCACCATACTCCGCGACCGCGATGGCCGAGTATTTCCGCGACAACGGCATGCACGCCGTGATCGTGTATGACGACCTGTCCAAGCAGGCCGTCTCCTACCGCCAGATGTCCCTACTGCTCCGCCGTCCGCCGGGCCGCGAAGCCTACCCGGGCGACGTCTTCTATCTGCACTCCCGCCTGCTGGAGCGTTCGGCGAAGCTGAACGAGGATCACGGCGCGGGTTCCCTGACCGCACTGCCGATCATCGAGACGCAGGGCGGCGACGTGTCGGCCTACATCCCGACCAACGTGATCTCGATCACCGACGGCCAGATCTTCCTCGAGAGCGAGCTGTTCTACCAGGGCATCCGCCCGGCGGTGAACACCGGCCTCTCGGTGAGCCGCGTGGGCTCCTCCGCCCAGACCAAGGCGATGAAGTCGGTCGCAGGCTCGATCAAGCTGGAGCTGGCGCAGTACCGCGAGATGGCGGCCTTTGCACAGTTCGGCTCCGACCTCGACGCCTCGACGCAGAAGCTGCTGAACCGCGGCGCGCGCCTGACCGAGCTCCTCAAGCAGCAGCAGTATTCGCCGCTGACCAACGCGGAGCAGGTCATTGTGATCTACGCGGGCACCAAGGGTTACCTCGACGATCTGAAGGTCAGCCAGGTCAAGCCCTTCGAGCAGGGCCTGCTCAACGACCTGCGCAACAACCATCAGGACCTTCTGGACGACATCCGCGACAACGACCGCAAGGTCGCAGGCGAGCTCGAGGACAAGATCAAGTCCGTCATCGACGGTTTCGCCAAGACGTTCGCCTGA
- a CDS encoding F0F1 ATP synthase subunit delta: MASTSAHVSGISGRYATALFELAQEENALTEVENDLNALEAAIGESADLRELLTSPIYSREDQQSAMRALGEAMNLGNTVRNTLALMAANRRLFVLKDVITAVKALAAEARGEITALVTSAKPLTKAQTEALAKALKDSVGRDVALNTTVDEGIIGGLIVKVGSRMIDSSIRTKLAALQNTMKEVG, from the coding sequence TTGGCCTCTACATCCGCTCACGTTTCCGGAATTTCAGGACGCTACGCCACCGCCCTGTTCGAGCTGGCCCAGGAAGAGAATGCACTGACCGAGGTCGAGAATGACCTGAACGCCCTCGAAGCCGCCATCGGTGAAAGCGCCGATCTGCGCGAACTGCTCACCTCGCCCATCTACAGCCGCGAGGATCAGCAGAGCGCCATGCGCGCACTGGGCGAGGCCATGAACCTCGGCAACACCGTTCGCAACACGCTGGCCCTGATGGCCGCCAACCGCCGGCTCTTCGTCCTCAAGGACGTGATCACCGCGGTGAAGGCGCTGGCCGCCGAGGCGCGCGGCGAGATCACGGCCTTGGTCACCTCCGCCAAGCCGCTGACCAAGGCCCAGACCGAGGCGCTGGCGAAGGCGCTGAAGGACAGCGTCGGCCGGGACGTCGCACTGAACACGACCGTTGATGAGGGCATCATCGGCGGTCTCATCGTCAAGGTGGGCTCGCGCATGATCGACAGCTCGATCCGCACGAAGCTCGCCGCACTGCAAAACACCATGAAAGAGGTCGGATAA
- a CDS encoding class I SAM-dependent methyltransferase: MHLDVVDLKAFYYRTRLGRGAQSALQRSLRTLWPDVSGQSVVGFGFAAPFLRPFLGEAERVMSFMPAPQGVMAWPAGQPNLSALVEETHWPMQAASIDRIIVAHGLETCERPGALLEEIWRVLAPGGRVVFIVPNRTGIWAQRDVTPFGHGRPYSFGQLDAQLRTHRFEPEEHTAALYMPPSHRRFLIRMQGGAERLGRRLKAYRLGGALIVEAVKQVHALPRGPKKEARSPIALLGGLAAPQPKPSPGRAGLVSPAQERGIRPHPVR, from the coding sequence ATGCATCTCGATGTCGTGGACCTGAAGGCCTTCTACTACCGCACGCGGCTGGGTCGCGGTGCGCAGTCGGCCCTCCAGCGCAGCCTGCGCACCCTCTGGCCCGATGTGAGCGGGCAGAGCGTCGTGGGCTTCGGCTTCGCCGCCCCGTTCCTGCGCCCGTTCCTCGGCGAGGCGGAGCGGGTGATGAGCTTCATGCCCGCACCGCAGGGCGTCATGGCCTGGCCCGCCGGGCAGCCCAACCTCTCCGCCCTGGTGGAGGAGACGCACTGGCCCATGCAGGCCGCCTCTATCGACCGGATCATTGTCGCCCACGGGCTCGAGACCTGCGAGCGACCCGGCGCGCTGTTGGAGGAGATCTGGCGGGTCCTCGCCCCCGGCGGCCGTGTCGTCTTCATCGTGCCGAACCGCACCGGTATCTGGGCGCAGCGCGACGTCACACCGTTCGGCCACGGACGCCCCTACAGCTTCGGCCAGCTCGACGCGCAACTGCGCACTCATCGCTTCGAGCCGGAGGAGCACACGGCCGCGCTCTACATGCCGCCCTCCCACCGCCGCTTCCTCATCCGGATGCAGGGCGGGGCGGAGCGGCTGGGCCGGCGGCTCAAGGCCTACCGCCTCGGCGGCGCGCTGATCGTGGAGGCGGTCAAGCAGGTCCACGCCCTGCCGCGCGGCCCGAAGAAGGAGGCCCGCAGCCCCATCGCGCTCCTCGGCGGACTGGCCGCACCGCAGCCCAAGCCGTCGCCCGGGCGGGCCGGTCTGGTCAGCCCCGCGCAGGAACGCGGGATTCGCCCTCATCCCGTCCGGTGA
- the gloB gene encoding hydroxyacylglutathione hydrolase, with product MALDIQTVPCLSDNYAYVLRDAGTGTVAVVDVPEAAPLIEVLETRGLGLDLILITHHHDDHIAGVDELRSKYGAKVVGAKADAHRLPRLDVAVEEGDTVEVGGSAGRVMDVSGHTVGHIAYHFADSDAVFSADSLMALGCGRLFEGDGPMMWKSMEKFIALPDSTIVYSGHEYTQSNAKFALSIESGNADLKARAERIDAARANGQPTVPSSLAEEKATNPFLRAHVDSVKEAVGMVGADAAAVFTEVRKRKDNF from the coding sequence ATGGCCCTCGACATCCAGACCGTGCCCTGCCTTTCGGATAACTACGCCTACGTGCTGCGGGATGCGGGAACGGGGACGGTCGCCGTGGTCGACGTGCCGGAGGCCGCGCCGCTGATCGAGGTGCTGGAGACGCGGGGGCTGGGTCTCGACCTGATCCTGATCACCCATCACCACGACGACCACATCGCGGGGGTCGATGAGCTGCGCTCGAAGTATGGCGCGAAGGTCGTGGGGGCGAAGGCCGACGCGCACCGCCTGCCCCGGCTCGACGTGGCAGTGGAAGAGGGCGACACGGTCGAGGTCGGCGGCAGCGCGGGCCGGGTGATGGACGTGTCAGGCCACACGGTGGGGCACATCGCCTACCACTTCGCGGACAGCGACGCGGTGTTCTCCGCCGACAGCCTGATGGCTTTGGGCTGCGGGCGGCTGTTCGAGGGGGACGGGCCGATGATGTGGAAAAGCATGGAGAAGTTCATCGCCTTGCCCGACTCCACCATTGTCTATTCCGGACACGAGTACACGCAGTCGAACGCGAAGTTCGCGCTGAGCATCGAGAGCGGGAATGCGGATCTGAAGGCGCGGGCCGAGCGGATCGACGCGGCACGGGCGAACGGCCAGCCGACGGTGCCCTCCTCGCTGGCCGAGGAGAAGGCGACCAATCCGTTCCTGCGCGCCCATGTGGACAGCGTGAAGGAGGCGGTCGGGATGGTAGGCGCAGATGCAGCAGCGGTTTTCACCGAGGTCCGCAAGCGGAAGGACAACTTCTGA
- a CDS encoding DUF3422 family protein yields MSLTALTDHPDRVALSNELHARPFPSLRAPARAAHVAVMSEGGAERDPEADRAHLRALLDRFGAQHPAPGANHWSGPVGRAFLKWERHTEFMTYTLFTDGLGDRPYSGELFAMFPEDWLASAPGTLLTSALVRVEQVADMAEAEARLADGLSDHFSNESLSVSRVVDDAAMIVSDFRMQESGHIRMAVLLAKGIGAQRTGRIVQRLLEIETYKTAALLALPTGREVAAKVIELDKDLSSLVAEMSGHDGEDAETLDRLLAMSAEIERIGADTAFRFGARGAYAAIVNQRIKVMREERVSGRQTFGEFMMRRFEPAMRTCESAERRLVGLAQRTERAANLLRTRVDVGLARQNADLLLSMNNRAAMQLRLQQTVEGLSVVAISYYAVGLVAYVVEPLGASVGLGEGTVLALITPPVVILVWTLLRRMRKRLERGTDAG; encoded by the coding sequence ATGAGCCTCACCGCCCTGACCGACCATCCCGACCGCGTAGCGCTCTCAAATGAGCTGCACGCGCGCCCGTTCCCGAGCCTGCGCGCGCCCGCCCGCGCCGCGCATGTCGCCGTCATGTCCGAGGGTGGGGCGGAGCGGGACCCCGAGGCCGACCGCGCCCATCTGCGCGCGCTCCTCGACCGCTTCGGCGCGCAGCATCCCGCGCCCGGTGCCAATCACTGGTCCGGCCCCGTCGGTCGCGCGTTCCTGAAATGGGAGCGGCACACGGAGTTCATGACCTACACCCTCTTCACCGACGGCCTCGGCGACCGGCCCTATTCCGGGGAACTCTTCGCGATGTTCCCGGAGGATTGGCTGGCGAGCGCGCCGGGTACGCTGCTCACGTCCGCCCTCGTGCGGGTCGAGCAGGTCGCCGACATGGCCGAGGCCGAGGCGCGCCTCGCCGACGGCCTCTCTGATCATTTCTCCAACGAGAGCCTGTCGGTCAGCCGCGTCGTCGACGATGCCGCGATGATCGTCAGCGATTTCCGGATGCAGGAGAGCGGCCATATCCGCATGGCCGTCCTGCTTGCCAAGGGGATCGGGGCGCAGCGCACGGGCCGCATCGTCCAGCGCCTCTTGGAGATCGAGACCTACAAGACCGCCGCGCTCCTCGCCCTGCCCACGGGCCGCGAGGTGGCCGCCAAGGTCATCGAGCTCGACAAGGATCTCTCCAGCCTCGTCGCCGAGATGTCCGGCCATGACGGCGAGGATGCCGAGACGCTCGACCGCCTCCTCGCCATGTCGGCGGAGATCGAGCGCATCGGTGCCGACACCGCCTTCCGCTTCGGCGCCCGCGGCGCCTACGCCGCCATCGTCAACCAGCGCATCAAGGTCATGCGGGAGGAGCGCGTCTCCGGTCGCCAGACCTTCGGCGAGTTCATGATGCGCCGCTTCGAGCCTGCGATGCGCACCTGTGAAAGCGCCGAGCGCCGCCTCGTCGGCCTCGCCCAGCGGACGGAGCGTGCGGCGAACCTCCTGCGCACCCGCGTCGACGTGGGCCTCGCCCGGCAGAACGCCGACCTGCTGCTGAGCATGAACAACCGCGCGGCGATGCAACTCCGCCTCCAGCAGACGGTCGAGGGCCTGTCGGTCGTCGCGATCAGCTACTACGCGGTCGGGCTGGTGGCCTATGTCGTCGAACCCCTGGGCGCGTCGGTGGGCTTGGGCGAAGGCACCGTCCTCGCCCTCATCACACCCCCCGTCGTCATCCTCGTCTGGACCCTCCTGCGCCGCATGCGCAAACGCCTGGAGCGTGGAACGGACGCAGGATAG